The following DNA comes from Candidatus Poribacteria bacterium.
TTTCAAAGCGTTATCCGAGCAGACACAGAAAAAATTGTAGATTGTCCCGTCTTTTTGAACCCGCCAATATGATATATCGTGGTGAGGGCCTAGTGGCATATTTGGCGGGGCAAGATGCCCCACCTACGGAGATAGGGGACTATCAGAAGGTGTCCGGGAGACTTTTCGCAGCAGTTCTTGCTCTCGCTGCGACAACGTTCGGTAGAACGCCTCGGTCAACATTGGTGTGTCTTCGTTTGCTTCCAATCGCTCTCTACTGATGTTGTACCAGTGGCGATTGTGAACAATGACGGCAAAGGGGCGGGCTGTACTAGTGCGGTTGGGTGTGCCACGGTGAATGGTACGTGGGTCGGAGATTAGTACGTCACCGGCTTTAAGCAGCAAAGGTTTAAGAGAGATTTTGCCTGCATTGGCTCTTCCCAGCGTCTCAGTTCGGGGCAGATGTTGGGTGCGCTCTGCGACTTCAAAGGGTCCATTCTCCGGTGTCATGTCAACGAACGTAAATCGCACGGATAGCAGCGCCGGCGGGTGGCGATGTGCTGGTTCCTCTTTGAACAGAAAAGGCAGGTCGGCGTGGACGTGCTGATATTCTGATCCCTGTACCGGTGTGTCTGTACCGTAATAGGAGATGTGCATGTCCTCGCCCAAGATGCGGCTGACAATCTCGATTACAGTATCGTCGTTGAAGAAAGCGGAGTGATAGAATGGCGGTGCAAAGGGCAATCCAATCGCCCATCGATTGGGTCCGCGGTTGCCTTCGGGAATACGGGTGGCGACATCTTGCAGTAGCAGCTCAAACGCTTGACGGCATTCTTCAAGTGCTGTCCGCGGAAAATGGCC
Coding sequences within:
- a CDS encoding phytanoyl-CoA dioxygenase family protein — encoded protein: MPIDIDECVAEILDIGHCILPGHFPRTALEECRQAFELLLQDVATRIPEGNRGPNRWAIGLPFAPPFYHSAFFNDDTVIEIVSRILGEDMHISYYGTDTPVQGSEYQHVHADLPFLFKEEPAHRHPPALLSVRFTFVDMTPENGPFEVAERTQHLPRTETLGRANAGKISLKPLLLKAGDVLISDPRTIHRGTPNRTSTARPFAVIVHNRHWYNISRERLEANEDTPMLTEAFYRTLSQREQELLRKVSRTPSDSPLSP